The following coding sequences lie in one Populus nigra chromosome 15, ddPopNigr1.1, whole genome shotgun sequence genomic window:
- the LOC133673774 gene encoding F-box protein At5g07610-like yields the protein MIPSSPSHLEVSFNSPKKKKSSPVDVVLGNDDFVGEILLHLPVKTVLKLKLISKRWLSIISHPSFAIRHTYFNPHTISGLLLNVAYHFKKPSSYLYVSIDGKSVVNVSSDFLRFDPDKPGSTYVSQSCNGLLLCSKRMRYSAERTKPTYYYVFNPTTRQFVELTLPSGDGIRSNRIQLVFDPSKSPYYKVLCIHYFKSLLEIHVYSSETKIWKLSLKQENFDSSSVNLNNGVFWNGAIHWISRMGNGFCFLLDKECLQALPSPPLPESWETNNFRYFGESGGQLHFIGLLTGEQKADIIGVNASPEMPDDKMTSSSSSNIDSQYVVVYAMEKGCSKWFVKYYLDVNAIVMAYPEITDQDPSVSPCFVSGSIYVSSFIEENDEEGPLLVINMPGEIISYSFKHKAFEKLFSFHPCTHYSCYALKFTETLSLV from the coding sequence ATGATTCCCTCTTCTCCAAGCCATTTAGAAGTCTCCTTTAACtcaccaaagaagaagaaatcatcgCCTGTTGATGTTGTCCTTGGCAATGATGACTTTGTCGGCGAGATTTTGTTACATTTGCCTGTAAAAACTGTCCTGAAACTCAAGCTAATCTCCAAGAGATGGCTATCTATAATCTCCCATCCCAGTTTCGCTATCCGCCATACCTACTTCAACCCTCACACCATTTCTGGTCTCCTCCTCAATGTAGCATACCATTTCAAGAAACCAAGTAGTTACCTATATGTTTCTATTGATGGGAAATCAGTAGTTAATGTTTCCTCCGATTTTCTTCGTTTCGATCCTGATAAACCCGGAAGTACTTATGTTTCTCAGTCCTGCAATGGCTTGCTTTTGTGCTCTAAAAGGATGCGGTATTCTGCTGAGAGAACTAAACCAACGTATTATTATGTATTCAATCCTACAACAAGGCAGTTTGTGGAGCTCACTCTACCATCTGGCGATGGAATTCGTTCCAATCGAATTCAATTGGTGTTTGATCCTTCAAAATCACCTTACTACAAGGTTCTTTGTATTCACTACTTTAAATCATTGCTTGAGATCCATGTCTACTCATCTGAGACCAAGATTTGGAAGCTTTCTCTAAAGCAAGAAAATTTTGATTCTTCGAGCGTGAACTTGAACAATGGTGTCTTTTGGAATGGTGCTATTCACTGGATTAGTCGTATGGGAAATGGGTTCTGTTTCTTGCTTGATAAGGAATGTCTTCAAGCATTGCCAAGCCCTCCACTTCCTGAGTCTTGGGAAACCAACAACTTCAGGTATTTTGGGGAGTCTGGTGGGCAATTGCACTTTATTGGGTTATTGACTGGAGAACAAAAAGCTGATATTATAGGTGTGAATGCCTCTCCTGAGATGCCTGATGACAAAATGACAAGCAGCAGCAGTTCCAATATTGACTCTCAATACGTTGTTGTTTATGCCATGGAGAAGGGGTGTTCAAAATGGTTTGTGAAGTACTATCTAGATGTGAATGCCATCGTAATGGCATATCCAGAGATCACTGATCAGGACCCTTCAGTCTCACCATGTTTCGTGAGTGGATCCATTTATGTATCTTCTTTTATTGAGGAAAACGATGAAGAAGGGCCATTGCTGGTGATCAACATGCCTGGTGAGATCATATCTTACAGCTTCAAGCACAAAGCATTCGAGAAGCTATTTAGTTTTCATCCTTGCACGCATTACAGCTGCTATGCTCTCAAGTTTACGGAGACTTTGTCCTTGGTCTAA
- the LOC133674096 gene encoding uncharacterized protein LOC133674096 isoform X1: protein MEMEEQQENSKKRTRKRKTTSLLSLNNTATIFPLLLAAATQLSDSQKNTPNNSSKILVKKCLTKLHQSILSNNQTFPVSVLSLFPILMSSKCAGIACRSAEIVGLASLVSLEMNELVALDEGIVKGLILMLGSGKRKVSVAACNALLDLSSTLIGRRSLLEFSALEWFIFGFLQVPASSILVSLCNEDERSVACARIAFKEDGHAVSILHAAITLINTCNVEQLEKIPWKLSEKFLVSLKTLWEKVHDQMLLGNAWSSRRDRDLNLSDVTVNSLAESIFRLSINVSEFVIPLPSVLVDRMIFGWSDLGFENFMLHHWESSPSLVRRLSGSLTEENDILSSFARSLNCKEPCPTFVASILQSFISCVPIASDELNIISFLEEVRSELGCPIIYDQDIRVLRTEQPSKKEVHFFQKKVDPCCFKKLAFNNVDIMKCEEAFKEGYTIALRGVEFRFASIAAVADALASLFGQPSVGANIYLTPPNSQGLARHCDDHCVFVCQLFGTKQWTIYPRPNLQLPRLYDPFDREHCLGEQNSLAECRKFLLREGDILYIPRGFPHEACTHDDGSSDLARFSLHVTFGVEVEPPFEWEGCAHVALHRWYKTQTQLHGASDEPLSGTLDLMSVTLLHLMIELIGASDSTLRKASLVGALVLPLEIDDWLYLNQKTTFNHIIDQINKASMFLEVFSSVEVAIVKNEDPFHRMRWLRLLYQETETIQEHDWNVPLGEFQNLFPSCAQHKDMTEAAFMQVKSKFCDEVLFEDVIDSYKLLLEKYKKARKQYMNGMLSLHCSGFR, encoded by the exons ATGGAAATGGAGGAGCAGCAAGAAAACAGCAAGAAGAGAACCcgcaaaagaaaaacaacgtCCCTTCTCTCCCTTAACAACACTGCAACCATCTTCCCTCTCTTACTAGCCGCAGCAACCCAGCTCTCCGATTCTCAAAAAAACACACCCAACAATAGTTCCAAAATCTTAGTCAAGAAATGCTTAACCAAATTACACCAATCTATCCTTTCAAACAACCAAACATTTCCCGTTTCTGTTCTCTCTTTGTTTCCCATCCTCATGAGCTCCAA GTGTGCTGGAATTGCGTGTCGAAGTGCGGAGATTGTTGGGTTGGCTTCACTGGTGTCATTGGAAATGAATGAACTGGTTGCTTTGGATGAGGGGATAGTGAAAGGATTGATCTTGATGTTAGGGAGTGGAAAAAGGAAAGTTTCAGTGGCTGCTTGTAATGCCCTTTTGGATTTGTCTTCTACTTTGATTGGAAGACGAAGTTTATTGGAATTCTCAGCCTTAGAATGGTTTAT TTTTGGATTCCTTCAGGTTCCTGCATCTTCAATATTGGTTTCTTTATGTAATGAAGATGAGAGAAGTGTTGCCTGTGCCAGGATAGCTTTTAAAGAAGATGGACATGCAGTGTCAATTCTTCACGCTGCTATTACTTTAATTAATACTTGCAACGTTGAGCAATTGGAAAAGATCCCATGGAAGCTATCCGAAAAATTCTTGGTTTCTTTGAAAACATTGTGGGAAAAGGTGCATGATCAGATGTTACTTGGCAATGCTTGGTCATCACGTCGAGATAGGGATTTAAATTTGAGCGACGTTACAGTTAACAGCCTGGCAGAAAGTATTTTTAGGTTATCTATTAATgtcagcgaatttgtgattcctTTGCCGTCTGTGTTAGTTGACAGAATGATCTTCGGTTGGAGTGATCtaggttttgaaaatttcatgttACATCACTGGGAATCATCTCCTTCTCTTGTAAGAAGGCTTTCAGGGTCCTTAACTGAGGAAAATGACATTTTAAGCTCATTTGCACGGTCTCTAAACTGTAAAGAACCATGTCCTACCTTTGTTGCATCCATtcttcaaagttttatttcatgtgtACCTATTGCTTCAGATGAACTGAACATCATAAGTTTCTTAGAGGAGGTGAGAAGTGAATTGGGCTGTCCTATAATATATGACCAGGACATACGGGTACTAAGAACAGAGCAGCCTTCAAAAAAAGAGGTGCATTTCTTTCAAAAGAAAGTTGATCCATGCTGCTTTAAGAAACTTGCTTTCAATAACGTGGATATTATGAAATGTGAAGAAGCATTTAAAGAGGGCTATACAATCGCGCTCCGTGGTGTTGAGTTCCGCTTTGCAAGTATTGCAGCTGTTGCAGATGCTTTAGCATCTTTGTTTGGTCAACCATCAGTAGGTGCCAATATATACTTGACACCACCTAATTCTCAGGGCTTGGCTCGTCACTGTGATGACCACTGCGTGTTTGTATGCCAACTCTTTGGGACTAAGCAATGGACAATCTATCCACGACCAAATTTGCAGCTACCTCGCTTGTATGATCCTTTTGATAGAGAACATTGTCTTGGGGAACAGAATTCTTTAGCTGAATGTAGAAAGTTCCTGTTGAGGGAAGGTGACATCTTGTATATTCCAAGAGGCTTTCCTCATGAGGCATGTACACATGACGATGGTTCTAGTGATTTAGCCAGATTTTCCTTACATGTCACTTTTGGAGTTGAGGTGGAACCTCCATTTGA GTGGGAGGGCTGTGCACATGTTGCACTCCATCGCTGGTACAAGACCCAAACACAGTTGCATGGAGCTTCAGATGAGCCATTGTCTGGAACTCTGGACCTCATGTCTGTGACTCTGTTGCATCTAATGATTGAATTAATTGGGGCCTCTGATTCTACCTTGCGGAAAGCTTCCTTAGTTGGTGCTCTCGTTTTGCCTTTGGAGATTGATGATTGGTTATATTTGAACCAGAAAACCACTTTCAACCACataattgatcaaattaacaAGGCCTCAATGTTCTTGGAAGTATTCAGTAGTGTGGAAGTAGCTATTGTAAAAAATGAAGATCCCTTTCATCGAATGAGATGGCTCAGGCTTCTATATCAGGAGACAGAAACAATTCAAGAACATGATTGGAATGTACCTCTCGgtgaatttcaaaatttatttcctTCATGTGCTCAACACAAGGACATGACAGAAGCTGCATTCATGCAAGTTAAATCTAAGTTCTGTGATGAAGTGTTATTTGAGGATGTGATTGATAGCTATAAACTACTACTCGAGAAGTATAAGAAAGCCAGAAAGCAATATATGAATGGAATGCTCTCGCTACATTGCAGTGGATTTCGTTGA
- the LOC133673947 gene encoding homeobox-leucine zipper protein HAT14-like, whose product MEAEGYCDTRLGLGLGGDNHEPWPQKKKEKPVVRLDLSFTLCPKNDAMDMDHHDKADGICFKSEEDEEYGIKRRDNSIDSNIDGSGRKKLRLTKEQSSLLEESFRRHTTLNPAQKHSLAEQLNLKPRQVEVWFQNRRARTKLKQTEVDCEFLKKCCESLSNENRRLKKELQQLRSQKMGRSSPLYTQLAKEGTITMCCSSCKGKYHD is encoded by the exons ATGGAAGCAGAAGGATACTGTGACACAAGACTCGGGCTTGGACTAGGTGGTGATAACCATGAGCCATGGCCAcagaaaaagaaggagaagcCGGTGGTACGTTTAGACCTCTCATTCACACTGTGCCCGAAAAACGATGCCATGGATATGGATCATCATGACAAGGCAGATGGGATATGTTTCAAGtctgaagaagatgaagaatatGGAATTAAGAGACGTGATAATTCCATTGATAGTAACATCGATGGTTCTGGTAGAAAGAAACTCAGGCTTACAAAAGAGCAATCCAGCTTGCTCGAGGAGAGCTTCAGAAGGCATACCACTCTTAATCCG GCTCAAAAGCATTCACTTGCCGAGCAATTGAATTTGAAGCCAAGACAAGTTGAAGTTTGGTTTCAGAACAGGAGAGCAAG GACCAAGCTGAAGCAAACAGAGGTAGACTGTGAGTTCTTGAAAAAATGCTGTGAAAGTTTAAGCAATGAGAATAGAAGATTGAAGAAAGAACTGCAGCAGTTAAGGTCACAGAAAATGGGACGATCGTCACCATTATACACTCAGCTTGCCAAGGAAGGCACGATTACAATGTGTTGTTCTTCATGTAAAGGAAAGTATCACGACTGA
- the LOC133674096 gene encoding uncharacterized protein LOC133674096 isoform X2: protein MVYVPASSILVSLCNEDERSVACARIAFKEDGHAVSILHAAITLINTCNVEQLEKIPWKLSEKFLVSLKTLWEKVHDQMLLGNAWSSRRDRDLNLSDVTVNSLAESIFRLSINVSEFVIPLPSVLVDRMIFGWSDLGFENFMLHHWESSPSLVRRLSGSLTEENDILSSFARSLNCKEPCPTFVASILQSFISCVPIASDELNIISFLEEVRSELGCPIIYDQDIRVLRTEQPSKKEVHFFQKKVDPCCFKKLAFNNVDIMKCEEAFKEGYTIALRGVEFRFASIAAVADALASLFGQPSVGANIYLTPPNSQGLARHCDDHCVFVCQLFGTKQWTIYPRPNLQLPRLYDPFDREHCLGEQNSLAECRKFLLREGDILYIPRGFPHEACTHDDGSSDLARFSLHVTFGVEVEPPFEWEGCAHVALHRWYKTQTQLHGASDEPLSGTLDLMSVTLLHLMIELIGASDSTLRKASLVGALVLPLEIDDWLYLNQKTTFNHIIDQINKASMFLEVFSSVEVAIVKNEDPFHRMRWLRLLYQETETIQEHDWNVPLGEFQNLFPSCAQHKDMTEAAFMQVKSKFCDEVLFEDVIDSYKLLLEKYKKARKQYMNGMLSLHCSGFR, encoded by the exons ATGGTTTAT GTTCCTGCATCTTCAATATTGGTTTCTTTATGTAATGAAGATGAGAGAAGTGTTGCCTGTGCCAGGATAGCTTTTAAAGAAGATGGACATGCAGTGTCAATTCTTCACGCTGCTATTACTTTAATTAATACTTGCAACGTTGAGCAATTGGAAAAGATCCCATGGAAGCTATCCGAAAAATTCTTGGTTTCTTTGAAAACATTGTGGGAAAAGGTGCATGATCAGATGTTACTTGGCAATGCTTGGTCATCACGTCGAGATAGGGATTTAAATTTGAGCGACGTTACAGTTAACAGCCTGGCAGAAAGTATTTTTAGGTTATCTATTAATgtcagcgaatttgtgattcctTTGCCGTCTGTGTTAGTTGACAGAATGATCTTCGGTTGGAGTGATCtaggttttgaaaatttcatgttACATCACTGGGAATCATCTCCTTCTCTTGTAAGAAGGCTTTCAGGGTCCTTAACTGAGGAAAATGACATTTTAAGCTCATTTGCACGGTCTCTAAACTGTAAAGAACCATGTCCTACCTTTGTTGCATCCATtcttcaaagttttatttcatgtgtACCTATTGCTTCAGATGAACTGAACATCATAAGTTTCTTAGAGGAGGTGAGAAGTGAATTGGGCTGTCCTATAATATATGACCAGGACATACGGGTACTAAGAACAGAGCAGCCTTCAAAAAAAGAGGTGCATTTCTTTCAAAAGAAAGTTGATCCATGCTGCTTTAAGAAACTTGCTTTCAATAACGTGGATATTATGAAATGTGAAGAAGCATTTAAAGAGGGCTATACAATCGCGCTCCGTGGTGTTGAGTTCCGCTTTGCAAGTATTGCAGCTGTTGCAGATGCTTTAGCATCTTTGTTTGGTCAACCATCAGTAGGTGCCAATATATACTTGACACCACCTAATTCTCAGGGCTTGGCTCGTCACTGTGATGACCACTGCGTGTTTGTATGCCAACTCTTTGGGACTAAGCAATGGACAATCTATCCACGACCAAATTTGCAGCTACCTCGCTTGTATGATCCTTTTGATAGAGAACATTGTCTTGGGGAACAGAATTCTTTAGCTGAATGTAGAAAGTTCCTGTTGAGGGAAGGTGACATCTTGTATATTCCAAGAGGCTTTCCTCATGAGGCATGTACACATGACGATGGTTCTAGTGATTTAGCCAGATTTTCCTTACATGTCACTTTTGGAGTTGAGGTGGAACCTCCATTTGA GTGGGAGGGCTGTGCACATGTTGCACTCCATCGCTGGTACAAGACCCAAACACAGTTGCATGGAGCTTCAGATGAGCCATTGTCTGGAACTCTGGACCTCATGTCTGTGACTCTGTTGCATCTAATGATTGAATTAATTGGGGCCTCTGATTCTACCTTGCGGAAAGCTTCCTTAGTTGGTGCTCTCGTTTTGCCTTTGGAGATTGATGATTGGTTATATTTGAACCAGAAAACCACTTTCAACCACataattgatcaaattaacaAGGCCTCAATGTTCTTGGAAGTATTCAGTAGTGTGGAAGTAGCTATTGTAAAAAATGAAGATCCCTTTCATCGAATGAGATGGCTCAGGCTTCTATATCAGGAGACAGAAACAATTCAAGAACATGATTGGAATGTACCTCTCGgtgaatttcaaaatttatttcctTCATGTGCTCAACACAAGGACATGACAGAAGCTGCATTCATGCAAGTTAAATCTAAGTTCTGTGATGAAGTGTTATTTGAGGATGTGATTGATAGCTATAAACTACTACTCGAGAAGTATAAGAAAGCCAGAAAGCAATATATGAATGGAATGCTCTCGCTACATTGCAGTGGATTTCGTTGA
- the LOC133673952 gene encoding protein trichome birefringence-like 5 isoform X2, with product MANSSSFNNRNAVITSIFLVSFLLTVFLFNKRALEPSLSFYRDFFPQRATAPLTSSPNFTLPDSEQPVDSATNQPVSRNETIESKTGDDSTKVEVSAENEKDNPDGDFESGGGSSDNSTHVEVSSENEKDPDGNLETGADLDGNGDDKLMTSLKSCDLFMGTWVKDEEYPIYEAGSCPYVDEAFDCQGNGRKDSDYLKWRWKPYDCDLPRFNATDFLTRLRGKRLMLVGDSMNRNQFESMLCLLREGLPDKSKMFEIHGNKITKGRGYYVFKFVDYECTVEFVRSHFLVKEGVRINAQGSSNPTLSIDVIDKTAGRWKRADILVFNTGHWWAHGKTARGKNYYKEGDYLYTKFDAVEAYRRALKTWAKWIDQNVDLKKQLVFYRGYSSAHFRGGDWDSGGTCNGETEPVLSGAILNNYPVKMKIVEEVIQEMKNPVTLLNVTRLTNFRKDGHPSIFGKNATAGIKVSTRRQDCSHWCVPGVPDAWNELIYATLLQQTVSKS from the exons ATGGCAAATTCCTCTTCTTTCAACAACCGCAACGCTGTAATAACCTCAATATTCCTTGTCTCATTCCTTTTAACAGTTTTCCTCTTCAACAAACGAGCTCTTGagccctctctctctttctacaGAGATTTCTTTCCACAAAGAGCTACTGCCCCCCTCACTTCCTCCCCCAATTTCACCCTTCCTGACTCAGAACAACCAGTTGACTCAGCGACTAACCAACCCGTTTCTCGAAATGAGACTATTGAGTCCAAAACTGGTGATGATTCAACTAAAGTGGAGGTGTCTGCTGAAAATGAGAAAGACAACCCAGATGGGGATTTTGAGTCTGGTGGGGGTTCGAGTGATAACTCAACACATGTGGAGGTTTCTAGTGAAAACGAGAAGGACCCAGATGGGAATTTGGAGACAGGTGCGGATTTGGATGGTAATGGTGATGATAAGTTGATgacgagtttgaaaagttgtGATCTTTTTATGGGTACTTGGGTGAAAGATGAAGAGTATCCGATTTATGAAGCTGGTTCTTGTCCTTATGTTGATGAGGCCTTTGATTGTCAAGGCAATGGAAGGAAAGATTCTGATTATCTTAAATGGCGCTGGAAGCCTTATGATTGTGATCTTCCAAg GTTTAATGCAACAGACTTCTTGACAAGATTGAGAGGGAAGAGGCTCATGCTAGTTGGAGACTCCATGAATCGAAATCAGTTTGAATCGATGCTATGTCTCCTCCGTGAAGGCCTGCCTGATAAGAGCAAAATGTTTGAGATCCATGGCAACAAGATAACGAAGGGAAGAGGCTACTATGTTTTCAAATTTGTG GATTATGAGTGTACTGTGGAATTTGTGAGGTCACATTTCCTTGTGAAAGAAGGGGTGCGCATAAATGCACAAGGAAGCTCAAATCCAACTTTATCTATAGATGTAATTGACAAGACAGCTGGCCGATGGAAGAGGGCTGACATTCTGGTTTTTAATACTGGGCACTGGTGGGCTCATGGAAAGACAGCTCGAGG GAAAAATTACTATAAAGAAGGTGACTATCTCTATACAAAGTTTGATGCAGTTGAGGCTTACAGAAGGGCTCTGAAGACCTGGGCAAAATGGATTGACCAAAATGTGGATCTGAAAAAGCAGTTAGTGTTCTATCGTGGATACTCCTCAGCCCATTTCAG AGGTGGGGACTGGGATTCAGGAGGGACATGCAATGGGGAGACTGAACCAGTTTTAAGTGGGGCAATTCTCAACAACTATCCTGTCAAAATGAAGATAGTAGAGGAGGTAATTCAGGAAATGAAGAATCCAGTTACACTACTAAATGTGACAAGGTTGACCAATTTTCGAAAGGATGGACATCCATCAATCTTTGGCAAGAACGCAACTGCAGGGATAAAGGTTTCAACAAGGCGCCAAGACTGCAGCCATTGGTGTGTTCCAGGTGTCCCTGATGCATGGAATGAGCTGATATATGCAACTTTGCTTCAACAAACAGTTTCCAAGAGTTGA
- the LOC133674006 gene encoding cold-responsive protein kinase 1-like: MPHLYNADAKVPVQEIGMNLARGHMSVQVWTVKNGTPSARSWPCILLNAVTPPAPNTLHRQSPSSENSSALLFVIGGMLVLVILLILILLLWKFNKPEKLRKSLKRNGSLTATKDFWSGSLQTISYFDFQTLKKATKNFHPGNLLGRGGFGPVYRGKLSDGRMVAVKKLSLDKSQQGESEFLSEVKMITSIQHKNLVRLLGCCSDGPQRLLVYEYMKNRSLDLIVHGNGDKFLDWDTRFQIILGIARGLQYLHEDSHLRIVHRDIKASNILLDVKFQPRISDFGLARFFPEDQAYLSTTFAGTLGYTAPEYAIRGELSEKADIYSFGVLVLEIISCRKNTDLRLPSEMQYLPEYAWKLYERSSVIDLVDPKLREDGFMEKDVLQVIHVAFLCLQPLANLRPPMSKIVALLTCKVEMVGAPMRPAFLERRRKTDEKLSWDTISEVFSSPLHSESPSLPRQQN; this comes from the exons ATGCCGCATCTCTACAATGCCGATGCCAAAGTGCCAGTGCAGGAAATAGGGATGAATCTAGCTAGGGGGCACATGAGTGTCCAAG TCTGGACAGTTAAGAATGGCACGCCGAGCGCTAGAAG ttggcCTTGTATTCTATTGAATGCAGTGACTCCTCCAGCACCTAATACGCTACATAGACAGAGCCCCTCATCAGAGAATTCTTCAGCCTTGTTGTTTGTCATTGGAGGGATGCTTGTGCTCGTAATATTGTTGATCCTTATCTTGCTCTTATGGAAATTTAACAAACCAGAAAAACTGAGGAAATCCCTGAAAAGAAATGGAAGTCTGACAG CAACCAAGGATTTCTGGAGTGGTAGCCTCCAAACGATAAGCTATTTCGACTTTCAGACATTGAAGAAAGCAACTAAGAATTTTCATCCTGGTAATCTACTCGGAAGAGGTGGATTTGGGCCTGTCTATCGG GGGAAGTTAAGTGATGGTAGAATGGTTGCAGTCAAGAAATTGTCCCTTGACAAATCTCAGCAAGGAGAATCAGAATTCCTTTCAGAGGTGAAGATGATTACTAGCATCCAACACAAGAACTTGGTTCGACTTCTAGGGTGTTGCTCAGATGGTCCACAAAGGTTACTCGTGTATGAATACATGAAGAATAGGAGCTTGGACCTCATAGTACATG GGAATGGTGATAAATTCCTGGATTGGGACACCAGATTCCAAATAATATTAGGCATTGCTCGAGGATTGCAATATCTACATGAGGATTCACACCTAAGAATTGTACACAGAGATATAAAAGCAAGCAACATTCTTCTTGATGTCAAATTCCAGCCAAGGATTAGTGATTTTGGGCTGGCTAGGTTCTTCCCTGAAGATCAAGCTTATCTCAGCACTACATTTGCAGGAACTTT AGGTTACACAGCTCCTGAGTATGCCATCAGAGGGGAATTGTCCGAAAAGGCAGACATTTATAGCTTTGGAGTGCTTGTGCTTGAAATTATTAGCTGCAGGAAAAACACAGATCTTAGGTTACCATCAGAAATGCAATATCTTCCTGAATAT GCATGGAAATTATATGAGAGGTCAAGTGTGATTGATCTGGTAGATCCCAAATTGCGAGAAGATGGATTTATGGAGAAAGATGTCTTGCAAGTAATCCATGTAGCTTTCTTATGCCTTCAGCCTCTTGCTAACCTGAGGCCTCCAATGTCCAAAATTGTAGCCCTGCTAACATGCAAAGTTGAAATGGTCGGGGCACCTATGAGGCCAGCATTCTTGGAAAGAAGGCGTAAAACGGATGAAAAGCTATCATGGGATACCATATCTGaggttttttcttctcctttgcaTAGCGAGTCCCCTTCGTTGCCTCGACAACAAAATTAA
- the LOC133673952 gene encoding protein trichome birefringence-like 5 isoform X1, with protein MANSSSFNNRNAVITSIFLVSFLLTVFLFNKRALEPSLSFYRDFFPQRATAPLTSSPNFTLPDSEQPVDSATNQPVSRNETIESKTGDDSTKVEVSAENEKDNPDGDFESGGGSSDNSTHVEVSSENEKDPDGNLETGADLDGNGDDKLMTSLKSCDLFMGTWVKDEEYPIYEAGSCPYVDEAFDCQGNGRKDSDYLKWRWKPYDCDLPRFNATDFLTRLRGKRLMLVGDSMNRNQFESMLCLLREGLPDKSKMFEIHGNKITKGRGYYVFKFVVLGQDYECTVEFVRSHFLVKEGVRINAQGSSNPTLSIDVIDKTAGRWKRADILVFNTGHWWAHGKTARGKNYYKEGDYLYTKFDAVEAYRRALKTWAKWIDQNVDLKKQLVFYRGYSSAHFRGGDWDSGGTCNGETEPVLSGAILNNYPVKMKIVEEVIQEMKNPVTLLNVTRLTNFRKDGHPSIFGKNATAGIKVSTRRQDCSHWCVPGVPDAWNELIYATLLQQTVSKS; from the exons ATGGCAAATTCCTCTTCTTTCAACAACCGCAACGCTGTAATAACCTCAATATTCCTTGTCTCATTCCTTTTAACAGTTTTCCTCTTCAACAAACGAGCTCTTGagccctctctctctttctacaGAGATTTCTTTCCACAAAGAGCTACTGCCCCCCTCACTTCCTCCCCCAATTTCACCCTTCCTGACTCAGAACAACCAGTTGACTCAGCGACTAACCAACCCGTTTCTCGAAATGAGACTATTGAGTCCAAAACTGGTGATGATTCAACTAAAGTGGAGGTGTCTGCTGAAAATGAGAAAGACAACCCAGATGGGGATTTTGAGTCTGGTGGGGGTTCGAGTGATAACTCAACACATGTGGAGGTTTCTAGTGAAAACGAGAAGGACCCAGATGGGAATTTGGAGACAGGTGCGGATTTGGATGGTAATGGTGATGATAAGTTGATgacgagtttgaaaagttgtGATCTTTTTATGGGTACTTGGGTGAAAGATGAAGAGTATCCGATTTATGAAGCTGGTTCTTGTCCTTATGTTGATGAGGCCTTTGATTGTCAAGGCAATGGAAGGAAAGATTCTGATTATCTTAAATGGCGCTGGAAGCCTTATGATTGTGATCTTCCAAg GTTTAATGCAACAGACTTCTTGACAAGATTGAGAGGGAAGAGGCTCATGCTAGTTGGAGACTCCATGAATCGAAATCAGTTTGAATCGATGCTATGTCTCCTCCGTGAAGGCCTGCCTGATAAGAGCAAAATGTTTGAGATCCATGGCAACAAGATAACGAAGGGAAGAGGCTACTATGTTTTCAAATTTGTG GTGCTTGGGCAGGATTATGAGTGTACTGTGGAATTTGTGAGGTCACATTTCCTTGTGAAAGAAGGGGTGCGCATAAATGCACAAGGAAGCTCAAATCCAACTTTATCTATAGATGTAATTGACAAGACAGCTGGCCGATGGAAGAGGGCTGACATTCTGGTTTTTAATACTGGGCACTGGTGGGCTCATGGAAAGACAGCTCGAGG GAAAAATTACTATAAAGAAGGTGACTATCTCTATACAAAGTTTGATGCAGTTGAGGCTTACAGAAGGGCTCTGAAGACCTGGGCAAAATGGATTGACCAAAATGTGGATCTGAAAAAGCAGTTAGTGTTCTATCGTGGATACTCCTCAGCCCATTTCAG AGGTGGGGACTGGGATTCAGGAGGGACATGCAATGGGGAGACTGAACCAGTTTTAAGTGGGGCAATTCTCAACAACTATCCTGTCAAAATGAAGATAGTAGAGGAGGTAATTCAGGAAATGAAGAATCCAGTTACACTACTAAATGTGACAAGGTTGACCAATTTTCGAAAGGATGGACATCCATCAATCTTTGGCAAGAACGCAACTGCAGGGATAAAGGTTTCAACAAGGCGCCAAGACTGCAGCCATTGGTGTGTTCCAGGTGTCCCTGATGCATGGAATGAGCTGATATATGCAACTTTGCTTCAACAAACAGTTTCCAAGAGTTGA